The Citrifermentans bemidjiense Bem genome window below encodes:
- a CDS encoding GNAT family N-acetyltransferase — protein MDIEYRYTQDFEQRQLQDLFLSVQWSSGQYPDKLQVAMKNSDCVISAWHGDTLVGLINALSDGVMTAYFHYLLVHPEYQAKGVGKQLASLALDKYNDYARKVLIAYDKEVGFYQGLGFEIGTGKTPMFVTFLTT, from the coding sequence ATGGATATTGAGTACAGATACACGCAGGATTTTGAACAGAGACAACTGCAAGACCTTTTTCTTTCCGTCCAATGGTCTTCTGGGCAATACCCTGACAAATTGCAAGTCGCCATGAAAAATTCTGACTGTGTTATTTCGGCATGGCATGGCGATACGTTGGTCGGACTCATAAACGCACTTTCCGACGGTGTGATGACAGCCTACTTTCACTATTTACTCGTGCATCCAGAGTACCAGGCCAAAGGCGTAGGAAAGCAACTTGCCTCTCTCGCTCTGGATAAGTATAACGACTACGCTCGTAAAGTACTTATTGCCTATGATAAAGAAGTAGGATTCTACCAAGGATTAGGCTTCGAAATCGGCACAGGAAAAACACCGATGTTTGTTACCTTCTTGACAACATAA
- a CDS encoding Txe/YoeB family addiction module toxin, producing MKLIFSESAWEDYLFWQSTDKKVAKRINTLIREIQRKPHEGIGKPEPLRHALSGYWSRRINDEHRIVYKVEDDSVMIAQLRYHY from the coding sequence TTGAAGCTCATATTCTCGGAAAGCGCTTGGGAAGATTACCTGTTCTGGCAGAGCACAGACAAGAAGGTCGCCAAGCGCATCAACACCCTGATCAGGGAGATCCAGAGAAAGCCCCACGAAGGGATAGGGAAACCGGAACCACTGAGGCATGCTCTATCCGGGTACTGGTCCCGCAGAATCAACGACGAGCATCGCATCGTGTACAAGGTCGAAGATGACTCAGTAATGATCGCGCAGCTTCGTTACCACTACTAG
- a CDS encoding amino acid ABC transporter ATP-binding protein — translation MSTSKRRKMVEATEIVKIYGSFRALDRVSLDVFDGEKVVIIGPSGSGKSTLLRSINRLEEIDRGKMIVDGMDIMDPKTDITKVREEVGMVFQSFNLFPHKTVLENLTLAQIVVRKRSKFEAEEKAMMLLEKVGLVAKAKAYPGNLSGGQQQRVAIARSLAMDPKMLLFDEPTSALDPEMIGEVLDVMKDLARDGMTMAVVTHEMGFAREVADRVIFMDAGRIVEEGTPEHFFTAPSHERAKLFLSQIL, via the coding sequence GTGTCAACAAGTAAGCGCAGAAAGATGGTCGAGGCGACCGAGATCGTGAAGATCTACGGTTCTTTCCGGGCTTTGGACCGGGTTTCACTGGACGTTTTCGACGGCGAGAAGGTGGTCATCATCGGCCCCTCCGGGTCCGGCAAATCGACGCTGCTTCGATCCATCAACAGGCTCGAGGAGATCGACCGGGGCAAGATGATAGTGGACGGCATGGATATCATGGACCCCAAGACCGACATCACCAAGGTGCGCGAGGAGGTGGGGATGGTGTTCCAGTCCTTCAACCTTTTCCCGCACAAGACTGTGCTGGAGAACCTCACCCTGGCGCAGATTGTGGTCAGGAAGCGCTCCAAGTTCGAGGCGGAAGAAAAGGCGATGATGCTCCTGGAGAAGGTCGGGCTGGTGGCAAAAGCCAAGGCCTACCCGGGGAATCTCTCCGGCGGTCAGCAGCAACGCGTAGCTATCGCCCGCTCGCTTGCCATGGATCCGAAGATGCTCCTTTTCGACGAGCCGACCTCGGCGCTCGACCCCGAGATGATCGGCGAGGTTTTGGACGTAATGAAGGATCTCGCCAGGGATGGGATGACCATGGCGGTGGTAACGCACGAGATGGGTTTTGCCCGCGAGGTGGCGGACCGGGTGATCTTCATGGACGCCGGGAGGATCGTGGAGGAGGGGACGCCGGAGCATTTCTTCACCGCACCTTCCCACGAACGCGCAAAGCTGTTTTTAAGCCAGATACTGTAG
- the htpX gene encoding zinc metalloprotease HtpX translates to MQRLKTTFLLALLTVLMVTMGSALGGRTGMVTAFVLALGMNFFSYWFSDKIVLKMYGAQEIEEHDNPMFYNMVRHLAARAGLPMPKVYIIPSDSPNAFATGRNPEHAAVAATEGILRILSPEELEGVMAHELAHVQNRDILVGTIAATFAGAISMIGNMLQWGAMFGAGRGDDEEGGGIGGLVGSLAMAIIAPIAAMLIQMAVSRSREYLADASGAQICGRPLALASALRKLHLASQALPMQEARPATAHMFIVNPLTGGGIASLFSTHPPMEERIARLEQMAR, encoded by the coding sequence ATGCAAAGACTCAAGACAACCTTCCTACTGGCTCTACTCACCGTTCTCATGGTCACCATGGGAAGCGCGCTGGGCGGCAGAACCGGCATGGTGACCGCCTTCGTCCTGGCGCTCGGCATGAACTTCTTCTCCTACTGGTTCTCCGACAAGATCGTCCTAAAAATGTACGGCGCCCAGGAGATCGAGGAGCACGACAACCCCATGTTCTACAACATGGTGCGCCACCTGGCCGCCCGCGCCGGGCTTCCTATGCCTAAGGTCTACATCATCCCCTCGGACAGCCCCAACGCCTTCGCCACCGGGCGAAACCCCGAGCATGCCGCGGTCGCGGCAACTGAAGGGATCCTGCGCATCCTCTCTCCCGAAGAGCTAGAAGGGGTGATGGCGCACGAGTTGGCCCACGTGCAAAACCGCGACATCCTGGTCGGCACCATCGCGGCCACCTTCGCCGGCGCCATATCCATGATCGGCAACATGCTCCAGTGGGGCGCCATGTTCGGGGCAGGGCGGGGCGACGACGAAGAGGGTGGCGGTATCGGCGGCCTGGTCGGGTCTCTCGCCATGGCCATCATCGCGCCCATCGCCGCCATGCTGATTCAGATGGCCGTTTCCCGCTCGCGCGAGTACCTGGCAGATGCCTCTGGCGCCCAGATCTGCGGCCGCCCCCTGGCGCTGGCCTCTGCACTCAGGAAACTACACCTGGCGTCGCAGGCGCTTCCGATGCAGGAGGCGCGGCCCGCCACCGCCCACATGTTCATCGTCAACCCGCTTACA
- a CDS encoding DMT family transporter: protein MKKIQAGILLLITTFFWGVTFTIVKDAISQVDVFVFLSQRFLIASAVMLPLALARANRLNARLLLSGCVLGILLFASYAFQTMALQYTSASNTGFLTGLNVVLVPLFGALLFRLPAGPGIRWGVALATPGLFLLCGNGTLSFNYGDILAAICGACVALHLLYTSHFSRQASSDVYLLTTLQLTVVGLLSLATATARGKEVFVWHPELLWTLVVCVLIATVFAFLVQTTMQKFISPAHTALIFCTEPVFAAGYAYYAAGERLGFFGMTGAALIFAGMIVSELLPDEGKEEAESAAVVAEG, encoded by the coding sequence GTGAAAAAAATTCAGGCGGGTATACTGCTTCTGATAACGACGTTCTTCTGGGGAGTAACTTTTACCATAGTAAAAGATGCAATCAGTCAGGTTGATGTCTTTGTTTTTCTTTCACAAAGATTTTTAATTGCTTCTGCAGTCATGCTTCCTCTTGCCTTGGCACGCGCTAATAGATTAAACGCCCGCCTTCTCTTGAGCGGTTGCGTGCTGGGCATTCTGCTTTTTGCCTCCTACGCCTTTCAGACCATGGCGCTGCAGTACACCAGCGCATCTAACACCGGCTTCCTTACCGGTCTGAACGTGGTGCTGGTCCCCCTGTTCGGCGCGCTCCTCTTCCGGTTGCCTGCAGGCCCTGGCATCCGCTGGGGCGTAGCTCTTGCGACGCCCGGGCTTTTTCTCCTCTGCGGCAACGGCACTCTCAGTTTTAACTACGGCGACATCCTTGCCGCCATCTGCGGTGCCTGCGTCGCGCTGCATCTTCTTTACACCAGCCACTTTTCCCGACAGGCCTCAAGCGACGTCTACCTTCTGACCACATTGCAGCTCACCGTGGTCGGGCTCTTGAGCCTCGCGACAGCTACGGCGCGCGGCAAGGAGGTTTTCGTCTGGCATCCGGAACTTTTATGGACCCTGGTGGTCTGCGTGCTGATCGCCACCGTCTTCGCTTTCCTGGTGCAGACCACGATGCAGAAGTTCATCAGCCCGGCCCACACCGCCCTCATCTTCTGCACCGAACCGGTATTCGCTGCCGGCTACGCCTATTACGCCGCAGGCGAGCGGCTGGGCTTTTTCGGGATGACGGGGGCGGCGCTGATTTTCGCAGGGATGATCGTCTCCGAGCTGCTGCCGGACGAGGGGAAAGAAGAAGCTGAATCGGCCGCCGTTGTCGCTGAAGGATAG
- a CDS encoding ABC transporter substrate-binding protein translates to MSFKKISALLLVAMLAAGAFGCKKKEEAAAPAAGAAKPAGNTVKIGFLGALTGDVAMFGKPTLEGMKMAAAEINAAGGILGKQIEIVEADNRGDKQEGASVTQKFISRDNVTAIVGDPTTGITKVAAPIAQKAGVVLLSAGATGPGVVEVGDYIFRDTLLDSIAIPACIQYFAKDLGFKKVAIITSDNNDYSVGLSQTFRDAAAKVPSIKIVADEKVKDGDKDFSAQITNIKAKKPDVILFSGYYTEGALIMKEARKQGLKSPMFGGDGLFSPKFIELGGPAVEGSMSALGFSTEQASPATAKFIEAFKAKHNGELPGLFDAQGYDAVMLLADSMKRANSVDAKVFKDALAKTKGFEGVSGTISMQANREPIKSPLSLLFVKDGKFVLKAKVPVKMD, encoded by the coding sequence ATGAGCTTTAAGAAGATCAGCGCATTGCTCTTGGTAGCGATGCTGGCAGCCGGCGCATTCGGCTGCAAGAAGAAGGAAGAGGCCGCAGCCCCGGCTGCAGGAGCCGCCAAACCGGCAGGCAACACCGTGAAGATCGGTTTCCTCGGCGCTCTCACCGGCGACGTGGCGATGTTCGGCAAGCCGACCCTCGAAGGTATGAAGATGGCTGCTGCTGAAATCAACGCAGCCGGCGGCATTCTCGGCAAGCAGATCGAGATCGTCGAGGCCGACAACCGCGGCGACAAGCAGGAAGGCGCTTCGGTCACCCAGAAATTCATCTCCCGCGACAACGTGACCGCCATCGTCGGCGACCCGACCACCGGCATCACCAAGGTTGCCGCTCCCATCGCGCAGAAGGCAGGCGTGGTGCTGCTGTCCGCCGGCGCCACCGGCCCGGGCGTGGTCGAAGTGGGCGATTACATCTTCCGCGACACCCTGCTCGACTCCATCGCTATTCCGGCCTGCATCCAGTACTTCGCGAAGGACCTCGGCTTCAAGAAGGTCGCCATCATCACTTCCGACAACAACGACTACTCGGTCGGCCTTTCCCAGACCTTCCGCGATGCCGCTGCCAAGGTTCCCTCGATCAAGATCGTAGCCGACGAGAAGGTGAAGGACGGCGACAAGGACTTCTCCGCTCAGATCACCAACATCAAGGCTAAGAAACCGGACGTCATCCTCTTCTCCGGTTACTACACCGAGGGCGCTCTGATCATGAAAGAGGCGCGCAAGCAGGGTCTCAAGTCCCCGATGTTCGGCGGCGACGGACTCTTCTCGCCTAAATTCATCGAGCTTGGCGGCCCCGCAGTCGAGGGCTCCATGTCCGCTCTGGGCTTCTCCACCGAGCAGGCTTCCCCTGCGACCGCGAAATTCATCGAGGCGTTCAAGGCGAAGCATAACGGCGAACTCCCGGGCCTCTTCGACGCCCAGGGCTACGACGCAGTGATGCTCCTGGCAGACTCCATGAAGCGCGCCAACAGCGTAGACGCCAAGGTATTCAAGGATGCCCTTGCCAAGACCAAAGGCTTCGAAGGCGTTTCCGGCACCATCAGCATGCAGGCCAACCGCGAGCCGATCAAGAGCCCGCTTTCCCTTCTCTTTGTGAAGGACGGCAAGTTCGTGCTGAAGGCAAAAGTCCCCGTCAAAATGGACTAA
- a CDS encoding basic amino acid ABC transporter substrate-binding protein has translation MKAIRIMAVVVAFAGLCFASAALAAPKTVTVATDATWPPMEFVDANKKIVGFDIDFMNAVAKEAGFQASFKNTAWDGIFAGIAAGQYDAIISSVTITDERKAKFDFTVPYISIGQILVVPKAEKGTKIGDLKGKKIGAQIGTTGAMEIKKVAGVELKTYDEVGLAFEDMAAGRISGVVCDQPTAVTYALDKKEYSNKFKIVGQPFTKEAYGIVVKKGNKELVDQLNKGIAAVQKKKIDQQIKKKWHLK, from the coding sequence ATGAAAGCTATTCGTATCATGGCAGTCGTTGTGGCATTCGCAGGTCTTTGTTTTGCCTCTGCAGCCCTGGCCGCACCGAAAACGGTAACCGTCGCTACCGACGCGACCTGGCCCCCGATGGAGTTTGTGGATGCCAACAAGAAGATCGTCGGTTTCGATATCGACTTCATGAACGCAGTCGCCAAGGAGGCGGGTTTCCAGGCCTCCTTCAAGAACACTGCCTGGGACGGCATCTTCGCCGGCATCGCCGCCGGCCAGTACGACGCCATCATCTCCTCGGTCACCATCACCGACGAGCGCAAGGCGAAGTTCGACTTCACTGTTCCTTACATCAGCATCGGCCAGATCCTGGTGGTGCCCAAAGCCGAGAAGGGGACGAAGATCGGCGATCTGAAGGGCAAGAAAATCGGCGCCCAGATCGGCACTACCGGTGCCATGGAGATCAAGAAGGTCGCCGGCGTGGAGCTGAAGACCTATGACGAAGTAGGTCTCGCTTTCGAGGACATGGCAGCCGGGCGCATCTCCGGTGTCGTCTGCGACCAGCCGACCGCCGTCACCTACGCGCTGGACAAGAAGGAGTACAGCAACAAGTTCAAGATCGTGGGCCAGCCCTTCACCAAAGAGGCTTACGGCATCGTGGTCAAGAAGGGTAACAAGGAGCTGGTCGACCAGCTGAACAAGGGAATCGCGGCAGTGCAGAAGAAAAAGATCGACCAGCAGATCAAGAAGAAGTGGCACCTTAAGTAG
- a CDS encoding threonine aldolase family protein, translated as MKKKESGHSELKHHFASDNYAGICNEAWAAMAEANRGMASSYGDDYWTAEACEKIRELFETDCEVFFVFNGTAANSLALASLCQSYHSIVCHEMAHIETDECGASEFFSNGTKVLLVPGENGKIDLDAVEHTIHKRTDIHYPKPKALSITQATELGTLYSVQELQAIGELAKKHSLRVHMDGARFANAVASLNVAPKEISWQAGVDVLTFGGTKNGFAIGEAVVFFNKELAFEFDYRCKQAGQLASKMRFLTAPWIGMLESGAWLKNAAHANNCARLLESEIRKIPQVRVMFPSQANSVFLEMAPEALEALRGRGWHFYTFIGSGGARFMCSWDTDTAEVANLVADIKASVA; from the coding sequence ATGAAGAAAAAGGAAAGCGGACACAGCGAGCTGAAGCACCATTTTGCCAGCGACAACTATGCAGGGATATGCAACGAAGCCTGGGCGGCGATGGCGGAGGCCAATCGCGGCATGGCCAGCTCCTATGGCGACGATTATTGGACCGCCGAAGCCTGCGAAAAGATCCGCGAACTGTTCGAGACCGACTGCGAAGTCTTCTTCGTCTTCAACGGCACCGCAGCCAACTCGCTCGCCCTCGCCTCCTTGTGCCAGTCCTACCACTCCATCGTCTGCCACGAGATGGCGCACATAGAGACCGACGAGTGCGGCGCCTCCGAGTTCTTCTCCAACGGCACCAAGGTGCTGCTGGTTCCCGGAGAAAACGGCAAGATCGACCTCGATGCGGTGGAGCACACCATCCACAAGCGCACCGACATCCACTACCCCAAGCCGAAAGCGCTCAGCATCACCCAGGCCACCGAGCTGGGGACGCTTTACAGCGTGCAGGAACTGCAGGCGATTGGGGAACTGGCCAAGAAGCACTCGTTGCGGGTGCATATGGACGGCGCACGCTTTGCGAACGCAGTAGCGTCTTTGAACGTCGCCCCGAAAGAGATCAGCTGGCAGGCCGGGGTCGACGTCCTCACCTTTGGGGGGACCAAGAACGGTTTTGCCATAGGCGAGGCGGTAGTCTTCTTCAACAAGGAGCTCGCCTTCGAGTTCGACTACCGCTGCAAGCAGGCGGGACAGCTCGCCTCCAAGATGCGCTTTCTCACCGCCCCCTGGATCGGCATGCTGGAAAGCGGCGCGTGGCTAAAGAACGCGGCGCACGCCAATAACTGCGCGAGGCTCTTGGAAAGCGAGATCAGGAAGATACCGCAAGTGCGGGTCATGTTCCCGAGCCAGGCGAACTCCGTCTTCCTGGAAATGGCGCCCGAGGCGCTGGAGGCGCTGCGCGGTCGCGGCTGGCACTTCTACACCTTCATAGGGTCCGGCGGCGCCAGGTTCATGTGCTCCTGGGACACCGATACCGCCGAAGTAGCCAACCTGGTAGCCGACATCAAAGCCTCGGTGGCATAA
- a CDS encoding type II toxin-antitoxin system Phd/YefM family antitoxin, with translation MNSITYSSVRSKLAETMEKVCDDHAPVIITRKAAKPVVMMSLDDYEALEETAYLLRSPKNVRRLVESIAELETGKATERELID, from the coding sequence ATGAATTCGATAACCTACAGTTCCGTGCGCAGCAAACTGGCAGAAACGATGGAGAAGGTATGTGACGACCATGCCCCCGTCATCATCACCCGCAAAGCGGCAAAGCCGGTGGTCATGATGTCACTTGACGACTACGAAGCGCTGGAGGAAACGGCGTACCTGCTGCGAAGCCCTAAAAACGTGCGGCGGCTGGTTGAATCTATAGCCGAGCTAGAGACCGGAAAGGCAACCGAACGGGAGCTGATCGATTGA
- a CDS encoding VOC family protein gives MTKPAKNTVCLWYDGDAEEAARFYAKTFPDSSVDAVHLAPGDYPSGKKGDVLTVEFTVMGIPCLGLNGGPEVKHNWAFSFQVATVDQEETDRYWNAIVGNGGAENVCGWCQDKWGVSWQITPIVLTKAITDPDTAAAKRAFDAMMQMTKIDVAAIEAALNSN, from the coding sequence ATGACCAAGCCAGCAAAGAATACGGTTTGCCTTTGGTACGACGGCGATGCGGAGGAGGCGGCGCGCTTTTACGCCAAGACCTTTCCCGATTCATCGGTCGACGCGGTGCATCTCGCACCGGGTGACTACCCGTCCGGCAAGAAGGGGGATGTGTTGACGGTGGAGTTTACCGTGATGGGAATTCCCTGCCTTGGGCTCAATGGCGGACCGGAGGTCAAACACAACTGGGCATTCTCGTTTCAGGTCGCGACCGTTGACCAGGAAGAAACGGATCGTTACTGGAACGCCATCGTAGGCAACGGCGGGGCAGAGAATGTGTGCGGCTGGTGCCAGGATAAGTGGGGGGTGTCCTGGCAGATTACGCCGATTGTCCTGACCAAGGCGATAACGGATCCCGATACCGCTGCCGCCAAGCGCGCGTTCGATGCGATGATGCAGATGACGAAGATAGACGTCGCTGCAATCGAGGCGGCGCTTAACAGCAATTGA
- a CDS encoding amino acid ABC transporter permease: protein MSIDAKKQIIDVGDGAAIPRKSDRGLFTAWRIAFFGAIGTLIYLVKTKPDPYLNILKFVPDGILVTFQVTLGAILLAIVFGLFTGLGRISKNRFLNGAASLYVEIIRGIPLLVQIFYIYYALGRFVQVPPILSAIIAMAVCYGAYMGEVVRAGIESIHKGQREAALSLGMNGRQTMIHVILPQAVKVILPPVGNEFIALLKDSSLVSIIAVADLLRRGREFASESFTYFETYTVIALIYLIITLFFSKIIGVMEERVSVNK, encoded by the coding sequence ATGAGTATTGATGCAAAAAAGCAGATCATCGACGTCGGGGACGGTGCAGCCATCCCCCGCAAAAGCGACCGCGGACTCTTTACCGCGTGGCGCATAGCCTTCTTTGGGGCCATCGGCACCCTGATCTATCTGGTAAAGACAAAACCTGACCCTTATCTCAACATTCTCAAGTTCGTTCCCGACGGCATACTGGTTACTTTCCAGGTGACCCTCGGGGCGATACTTTTAGCCATCGTCTTCGGCCTCTTCACCGGCTTGGGGAGGATCTCCAAGAACCGGTTCCTAAACGGCGCAGCCTCGCTTTACGTCGAGATCATCCGCGGCATCCCCCTCCTGGTGCAGATCTTCTACATCTACTACGCCCTTGGGCGCTTCGTGCAGGTCCCCCCGATCCTTTCCGCCATAATCGCCATGGCTGTCTGCTACGGCGCTTACATGGGCGAGGTGGTACGGGCGGGGATCGAGTCGATCCACAAGGGGCAGAGGGAAGCAGCGCTTTCGCTCGGCATGAACGGGCGCCAGACCATGATCCACGTCATCCTGCCGCAGGCGGTGAAGGTGATCCTGCCCCCGGTGGGCAACGAGTTCATAGCCCTTTTGAAGGATTCCTCGCTTGTTTCCATCATCGCCGTCGCGGATCTTTTGCGCCGCGGCCGCGAATTCGCCTCCGAGTCTTTCACCTATTTCGAGACCTACACGGTCATAGCGCTGATTTACCTGATCATCACCTTGTTCTTCTCGAAGATCATCGGCGTCATGGAGGAGCGTGTCAGTGTCAACAAGTAA